Proteins encoded by one window of Carassius carassius chromosome 30, fCarCar2.1, whole genome shotgun sequence:
- the LOC132111109 gene encoding tandem C2 domains nuclear protein-like — translation MTECFKNCCRTFMSKKNEPEIQMIKVRLPGKLTAESNVKRNVGVSEDYLLSKLPPDGREVPFFVPNFNPSYIQPRGAQHSGYNIGQQSATRTTYAERKAELAIAGQMMYDPDLTLNRSHMICYVSPGSLRRPTLKIRPNSSPGTGLEHRDKQTLSSSMYDLSNTQGHVQRYDSVSSVQSSTSSIQDSFGSSRSLDSITLSGDERDCEPGKVCVQLKYEEAVEQVWITLVKCTDLSVYTDGVEVQKIGIKGVITMTKPVRFKSTIKEASADTVFMETFVFTLNLEQIRRSALVLCLQAHTPRRRTLGECVLSLRNLGQQETKHWLEFKPHSKTHVCHAELQLALCFQPVSSRMQLQILSAQNLPSSSSPLTQRFFVKVELLSEGKVLLKRKTKVMKSSEGQIQWGEVLHLPITNKDQNLQLAVKLCSRGSVRRKHLLGQVKQNCESSSPEAVEQWRDSMANPEKVVTSWHRVVRG, via the exons ATGACAGAATGTTTCAAAAACTGCTGCAGGACATTTATGTCCAAGAAGAATGAGCCAGAGATTCAGA TGATTAAGGTTAGACTTCCGGGTAAGTTAACTGCTGAGTCTAATGTGAAGAGGAATGTTGGAGTGTCAGAGGATTATCTGCTGTCTAAACTGCCTCCGGATGGCCGGGAGGTTCCATTCTTTGTCCCAAACTTCAACCCTTCCTATATCCAGCCGAGAGGAGCACAGCACTCTGGCTACAACATTGGGCAACAGA GTGCCACAAGGACCACTTATGCAGAAAGGAAGGCAGAACTCGCAATAGCCGGTCAAATGATGTATGACCCTGATTTGACCTTAAACAGAAGTCATATGATCTGCTACGTGTCACCTGGCTCACTGAGACGCCCCACTCTGAAAATCAGACCCAATAGCAGTCCTGGCACAG gtttggaacacagagacaaacagacaCTCAGTTCTTCCATGTATGATTTGTCAAACACTCAGGGCCATGTACAG CGTTATGATTCTGTATCCAGTGTCCAGAGCAGCACATCCTCCATTCAGGATTCCTTTGGGAGCAGCCGTAGTCTAG ACTCCATCACACTCTCTGGCGATGAGAGAGATTGTGAGCCGGGAAAAGTGTGTGTGCAGCTGAAGTATGAAGAGGCAGTGGAGCAGGTGTGGATCACCTTAGTGAAG TGTACAGACTTGAGTGTATATACTGACGGGGTGGAGGTGCAGAAGATTGGCATCAAAGGGGTCATCACCATGACCAAGCCAGTGCGATTTAAGAGCACCATCAAGGAAGCATCAGCA GACACTGTCTTCATGGAGACATTCGTGTTCACTCTTAACTTAGAGCAGATACGCAGGTCTGCATTGGTGCTGTGCCTGCAGGCTCACACACCACGTAGGCGTACGCTGGGAGAGTGTGTATTATCTCTGCGAAACCTTGGACAACAGGAAACAAAGCACTGGCTGGAGTTCAAGCCTCACTCtaaaacacat gTGTGTCATGCTGAGCTTCAGCTGGCCTTGTGCTTCCAGCCAGTGAGTAGTCGAATGCAACTCCAGATCCTCAGTGCTCAAAACCTTCCATCATCTTCCTCACCACTTACACAGA gattctttgtgaAGGTTGAGTTGTTGAGTGAGGGTAAGGTCTTACTGAAGAGGAAGACGAAGGTGATGAAGTCTTCAGAAGGGCAGATCCAATGGGGGGAAGTGCTTCACTTGCCCATCACCAATAAAGACCAGAATCTGCAGCTGGCAGTCAAACTCTGCAGTCGCGGCTCTGTTCGGAGAAAACACCTGCTTGGTCAGGTCA AACAAAATTGCGAAAGCAGTTCTCCTGAGGCGGTGGAACAATGGAGGGATTCTATGGCTAATCCTGAAAAAGTGGTGACGTCTTGGCACAGAGTTGTGAGAGGATGA
- the LOC132110575 gene encoding pleckstrin-2-like, whose translation MGTESENNSVLKEGFLVKRGHVVQNWKARWFVLHPDRLLYYKYMGSKRDSCHRGTILLSNCKITCPYLEYENRPLVLKLQTSTSEEHFLEACTREERDEWAAVIGAAVQNLSSHDAQTPSPSQMKGSTSLQLHNVNLSQVVDSMYDVHTGIRLCSHVEQGSSYTNCFSGAAVVDWFVFNKLALTRVEAVTLGSALLDEASLRPIGVRSADALRNAALGEQFLDDSTALYCFSQSFQKRGSVKAEKSWSVVELGGKVVKRGYLLKQGHKVKNWKVRLFVLRAEPSFLHYYDPSKDDISPVGSISLRGCLLSALDDNGIPSGVKGKVQGNLFKIITQMDTHYYIQAPTHEERMDWIQAIRLLT comes from the exons ATGGGCACTGAGTCAGAAAATAATAGCGTCCTTAAAGAGGGGTTTCTGGTGAAAAGG GGCCATGTGGTTCAAAATTGGAAAGCTCGTTGGTTTGTACTTCACCCGGACAGACTtctgtattataaatatatggGCAGCAAACGGGACTCCTGTCATCGAGGGACCATACTGTTGAGCAACTGCAAAATCACATGTCCTTACCTGGAGTACGAAAACAGACCG TTGGTGCTGAAGCTGCAGACCAGCACTTCAGAGGAGCACTTTCTAGAGGCTTGCACTAGGGAAGAACGTGACGAATGGGCTGCAGTGATTGGTGCAGCGGTACAGAACCTCAGCTCACATGATGCACAGACCCCCTCCCCATCACAGATGAAAGGTTCCACATCACTCCAGCTTCACAACGTCAACCTCAG TCAGGTGGTGGACTCCATGTATGACGTACACACTGGTATCCGGCTATGCAGTCATGTTGAGCAGGGCAGCTCTTACACTAACTGTTTCTCAG gTGCAGCAGTGGTGGATTGGTTTGTGTTTAATAAGTTGGCTCTGACTCGTGTGGAGGCAGTAACATTAGGCTCTGCACTGCTGGACGAGGCCTCCCTGCGGCCCATCGGGGTCAGGAGCGCAGACGCTCTTCGTAACGCAGCTCTAGGAGAACAGTTCCTCGATGACTCCACTGCACTCTACTGCTTT TCCCAAAGCTTCCAGAAGAGAGGCAGTGTGAAAGCAGAGAAGTCTTGGTCTGTGGTGGAGCTCGGTGGAAAAGTGGTGAAGAGAGGTTACCTGCTCAAACAG GGGCACAAAGTGAAGAACTGGAAGGTGAGATTGTTTGTTCTGAGGGCAGAGCCTAGTTTCCTGCACTATTATGATCCTAGCAAG GATGACATCAGTCCAGTTGGCAGTATATCTCTGCGTGGCTGTCTGCTGTCTGCTCTAGATGATAACGGCATACCGTCAG GTGTTAAAGGTAAAGTTCAGGGGAACCTCTTTAAAATCATCACTCAGATGGACACACACTATTACATCCAGGCCCCAACACACGAAGAGAGGATGGACTGGATCCAAGCTATTAGACTACTGACTTAA
- the LOC132111110 gene encoding galectin-related protein B-like, protein MTDKGDIRNEEDYVGEIKGGLRPTMRLVVMGIVHKQPKSMVVLVACQSKGEGDEEIEGDVGLELKVNFSQKAVLRNARLSGQWGASETALSFFPFAPGEAFKMEIVCEHQQFRILVDGQPLCGFTHRLTQLASLTALKINGDLQLTKVA, encoded by the exons ATGACAGATAAGGGGGACATCCGAAAC GAGGAGGACTATGTTGGGGAGATCAAAGGGGGTCTACGGCCGACCATGAGGCTGGTAGTGATGGGTATTGTTCACAAGCAGCCCAAAAG TATGGTAGTTTTAGTGGCATGCCAGTCTAAAGGGGAGGGGGATGAAGAAATTGAGGGTGATGTGGGTCTGGAGTTGAAAGTGAACTTTTCACAAAAGGCTGTGCTTCGTAACGCTCGTCTGTCAGGACAGTGGGGCGCTTCAGAAACCGCCCTGTCTTTTTTCCCCTTTGCTCCGGGAGAGGCCTTTAAG ATGGAGATTGTGTGCGAGCACCAGCAGTTCCGTATTCTGGTGGATGGGCAGCCGTTGTGTGGTTTCACTCACAGACTGACTCAGCTCGCATCTCTTACTGCTCTTAAAATCAATGGAGACTTACAGCTTACCAAAGTGGCTTGA